The Microbacterium sp. KUDC0406 genome includes a window with the following:
- a CDS encoding FGGY-family carbohydrate kinase, whose product MFARAKRLFMPASWLARRLTGAYALDHQSASQTSPLYDIEGERWHEPWWRRYAAGIEQPPLAWAGDIAGTVTEQAAALTGIPAGTPVITGTIDAWTEAVSVGAHEIGDLMLMYGTTMFLIATGEQTLRTPSMWTTAGAFDGTRNLAGGLSTSGALTGWLKDLTTADYPQLLAEAEASGPGARGLLMLPYFAGERTPIQDPDARGVIAGITLEHGRGDLYRAALEATALGVRHNVETMRAAGADIRRIVAVGGGTQGRLWLQIVSDITGLVQEVPETTIGASYGAAFLAAVATATGEAPRIEDWNPVTDRIEPDPSVRAPYDALFDRYLRLYAGTSDVVHELAAEQRSSS is encoded by the coding sequence GTGTTCGCCCGGGCGAAACGCCTGTTCATGCCGGCGTCCTGGCTGGCCAGGAGGCTCACCGGCGCCTATGCGCTCGACCACCAGTCGGCCAGTCAGACCTCGCCCCTCTACGACATCGAGGGCGAGCGCTGGCACGAGCCGTGGTGGCGGCGGTACGCCGCCGGCATCGAGCAGCCGCCGCTGGCGTGGGCCGGCGACATCGCCGGCACCGTCACCGAGCAGGCGGCCGCGCTCACCGGCATCCCCGCCGGCACCCCCGTGATCACCGGGACCATCGACGCGTGGACCGAGGCGGTCAGCGTCGGAGCGCATGAGATCGGCGACCTCATGCTCATGTACGGCACGACGATGTTCCTCATCGCGACCGGGGAGCAGACCCTGCGCACCCCGTCGATGTGGACCACGGCCGGTGCTTTCGACGGCACCCGCAATCTCGCCGGCGGTCTGTCCACCTCCGGCGCTCTCACCGGCTGGCTGAAGGACCTCACCACCGCCGACTATCCGCAGCTGCTCGCCGAGGCCGAGGCATCCGGCCCCGGTGCCCGCGGCCTGCTGATGCTGCCGTACTTCGCCGGCGAGCGCACGCCGATCCAGGATCCGGATGCCCGGGGCGTGATCGCCGGGATCACCCTCGAGCACGGCCGCGGCGACCTGTACCGCGCGGCGCTCGAAGCCACGGCGCTCGGCGTGCGGCACAACGTCGAGACCATGCGTGCGGCCGGTGCCGACATCCGGCGCATCGTCGCCGTCGGCGGCGGCACGCAGGGCCGGCTCTGGCTGCAGATCGTCTCCGACATCACCGGGCTCGTGCAGGAGGTGCCCGAGACCACGATCGGCGCGAGCTACGGCGCCGCCTTCCTCGCCGCGGTCGCCACCGCCACCGGCGAGGCCCCCCGGATCGAGGACTGGAACCCGGTGACCGACCGCATCGAGCCGGACCCGTCGGTGCGTGCGCCCTACGACGCCCTGTTCGACCGCTACCTGCGCCTGTATGCCGGCACGAGCGACGTCGTGCACGAGCTGGCGGCCGAGCAGCGGAGTTCATCATGA
- a CDS encoding GH116 family glycosyl-hydrolase, whose amino-acid sequence MTRRARPIPHTAERAAFLLGGIGTGNVSLGARGELRDWEFENLPDKGRRNPRSFFAIHAAPEGGDAVTRVLEARDTGRRDYDAGYSFDDLAGLPRLAGATMYGEYPVVDIDFTDDVLPVEVSLRAFTPLVPLDADASGIPAAVLRYRVTNPGSVPVTVTVAGSVTHTAGRGAPGPDAPWGIRGMQTVRRRDEDGVHGLDFGIDLPADDAGYGTLSLTTTDDSVTVKPQWVTSYWPDGARMFWSDFAGDGLLEPEPRLTLEDKPRGLFAERDADPDAPPLTEEEMLARLPRLRTGSLGIVHTLGPGESRDFEFVLAWSFPNRIRGWRGHIIMDDPHADEIVHNHYATLWPDAWSAAAHLHVELPSLEAATDAFVETLYGGTLDPVLADAAGANIAALRSTTCFVVESPTPELGEGPVFAAWEGSFDHGGSCEGTCTHVWSYAQTAAWLFPSLERSARRAEFLLETDADGAQRFRGNRIFGSPSWFMGPAVDGQLGTFLRLHREWRFSGDDDFLRELWPAAVRSLEYATREWDRDGDGLLDGELHNTYDIEFHGIDPLANGMYLAALRAGARMAAHLGETKRAEEWRARSVQVAAAMDSTLWNGEYYRQVIEDADAHRYQYGDGVLSDQLLGQFHAYLNGLGPLLPEEHVQSALGAIVRHNHRDDLTAHESTQRVYALNDEGGLLLASWPNGGRPAIPFVYSDEVWTGIEHQVAASLLFAGRADDALRIERALRARYDGVHRNPWNEIECGNHYARSLASWALLIAASGAQWDAPTRTLSFDPVGPSTGSGTQTPWVAEPVEASFLFTTGTGWGRARIDGDTITLHLIGGELALDELLLRGRSAGTGIRLDAGGTHTARATH is encoded by the coding sequence ATGACCCGTCGTGCCCGTCCGATCCCGCACACCGCCGAGCGGGCCGCGTTCCTGCTGGGCGGCATCGGCACCGGCAACGTCTCACTCGGAGCCCGCGGCGAACTGCGCGACTGGGAGTTCGAGAACCTGCCCGACAAGGGCCGCCGCAACCCGCGGTCGTTCTTCGCGATCCACGCCGCTCCGGAGGGCGGCGACGCGGTCACCCGGGTGCTCGAGGCGCGCGACACGGGGCGTCGGGATTACGACGCCGGCTACTCCTTCGACGATCTCGCCGGTCTCCCGCGACTCGCCGGCGCGACCATGTACGGCGAATACCCGGTGGTCGACATCGACTTCACGGATGACGTGCTGCCCGTCGAGGTCTCGCTGCGCGCGTTCACCCCGCTGGTGCCGCTCGACGCCGACGCATCCGGCATCCCGGCCGCGGTGCTGCGCTACCGGGTGACCAACCCCGGGTCCGTGCCCGTGACGGTCACTGTGGCCGGCAGCGTCACGCACACCGCGGGTCGTGGAGCACCTGGACCGGACGCGCCCTGGGGCATCCGGGGAATGCAGACGGTGCGCCGCCGCGACGAGGACGGCGTGCACGGCCTCGACTTCGGCATCGACCTGCCGGCGGACGATGCCGGCTACGGCACGCTGAGCCTCACGACGACCGACGACTCCGTGACGGTCAAGCCGCAGTGGGTGACCAGCTACTGGCCCGACGGCGCGCGGATGTTCTGGAGCGACTTCGCCGGCGACGGCCTGCTCGAGCCCGAGCCGCGGCTCACCCTCGAAGACAAGCCGCGCGGCCTGTTCGCCGAGCGCGACGCCGACCCGGATGCCCCTCCGCTCACCGAGGAGGAGATGCTCGCCAGGCTTCCGCGACTGCGCACCGGCTCGCTCGGCATCGTGCACACGCTCGGGCCGGGGGAGTCCCGCGACTTCGAGTTCGTGCTGGCGTGGAGCTTCCCGAATCGCATCCGCGGATGGCGCGGGCACATCATCATGGACGACCCGCACGCCGACGAGATCGTGCACAACCACTACGCGACGCTCTGGCCGGATGCCTGGTCGGCGGCCGCCCACCTGCACGTAGAGCTTCCGTCACTCGAGGCCGCGACGGACGCCTTCGTCGAGACGCTCTACGGCGGAACCCTCGACCCGGTGCTCGCCGACGCGGCAGGGGCGAACATCGCCGCGCTGCGCTCCACGACCTGCTTCGTGGTCGAGTCGCCCACCCCCGAGCTCGGCGAGGGGCCGGTGTTCGCCGCCTGGGAGGGGTCCTTCGACCACGGCGGATCCTGCGAGGGAACCTGCACGCACGTGTGGTCGTATGCGCAGACGGCCGCGTGGCTGTTCCCGTCGCTCGAGCGCAGTGCGCGGCGCGCGGAGTTCCTGCTCGAGACGGACGCCGACGGCGCGCAGAGGTTCCGCGGCAACCGCATCTTCGGCTCGCCGTCCTGGTTCATGGGTCCGGCGGTCGACGGTCAGCTCGGCACCTTCCTGCGCCTGCACCGCGAGTGGCGGTTCTCCGGCGACGACGACTTCCTGCGCGAGCTCTGGCCTGCCGCGGTGCGCTCGCTCGAGTACGCCACCAGGGAGTGGGACCGCGACGGCGACGGCCTGCTCGACGGCGAACTGCACAACACCTACGACATCGAGTTCCACGGCATCGACCCGCTGGCGAACGGGATGTACCTGGCCGCGCTGCGCGCCGGCGCGCGCATGGCCGCCCACCTCGGAGAGACGAAACGCGCCGAGGAGTGGCGCGCCAGGTCCGTCCAGGTCGCCGCAGCGATGGACAGCACGCTCTGGAACGGCGAGTACTACCGGCAGGTGATCGAGGATGCCGACGCGCACCGCTACCAGTACGGCGACGGAGTGCTCTCCGACCAGCTGCTCGGCCAGTTCCACGCCTACCTGAACGGCCTCGGACCGCTGCTGCCCGAGGAGCACGTGCAGTCGGCGCTCGGCGCGATCGTGCGGCACAACCACCGTGACGACCTCACCGCGCACGAGAGCACCCAGCGGGTGTACGCGCTGAACGATGAGGGCGGGCTGCTGCTGGCGTCCTGGCCGAACGGCGGCCGCCCGGCCATCCCGTTCGTGTACTCGGACGAGGTGTGGACCGGCATCGAGCATCAGGTGGCGGCATCCCTTCTCTTCGCCGGACGAGCGGATGACGCGCTGCGGATCGAGCGTGCGCTGCGCGCACGCTACGACGGCGTGCACCGCAACCCCTGGAACGAGATCGAGTGCGGCAATCACTACGCCCGCTCGCTGGCCTCGTGGGCGCTGCTGATCGCCGCGAGCGGCGCACAGTGGGATGCCCCGACCCGCACCCTCTCGTTCGACCCGGTCGGCCCTTCGACAGGTTCAGGGACCCAGACGCCCTGGGTTGCTGAGCCTGTCGAAGCATCCTTCCTGTTCACCACAGGCACCGGCTGGGGGCGGGCGCGGATCGACGGCGACACGATCACCCTGCACCTGATCGGCGGCGAGCTCGCGCTCGACGAGCTCCTGCTGCGCGGACGCAGCGCCGGCACCGGCATCCGACTCGACGCGGGCGGAACGCACACCGCCCGCGCGACCCACTGA
- a CDS encoding fucose isomerase: MSYTLPAPASRPASAPKTAYIITSGDLRESANVAGWPVQAATEAAVTKAFEELGWSVIRPFGVDPETGHGYISSQRMGMEVFKSIPVDAPLIVAIANWQYSHHVLAGLRTHQGPILTTANFAPDWPGLVGLLGLNAGLTKMGKDYATIWSVDFTDDWFRAGIREWIETGRITHDASHVRELPALPDSPEKQLGEALAAQLRDEKAIIGVFDEGCMGMYNAIFDDELLNGTGIYKERLSQSALYAEMLRVTEDEADAAYDWLIEHGMTFTYGEDAATELTRDQVQWQLKMYIAALRIADDFGLDAVGIQYQQGLKDLVPASDLAEGILNSTERPPVTSRDGSRVLHEGRAFPHFNEADEGVAVDALVTDRVWRAMGLVPDNTLHDVRWGEEFDGEFVWVYEISGSVPASHLGGWQNAEGWRQGHVFFPAGGATINGVSKPGEVVISRVYIADGVLNADVFRGTIVELPADETQRRKDATNPEWPIANVVLHGQSRDQFMARHKANHAQVVYAPDAETADRALVAKAAMFAGMGMRVHLVGDVAV; encoded by the coding sequence ATGAGCTACACCCTCCCCGCCCCGGCATCCCGCCCGGCATCCGCGCCGAAGACGGCGTACATCATCACCTCGGGCGACCTGCGCGAGTCGGCGAACGTCGCCGGCTGGCCGGTGCAGGCGGCCACCGAGGCGGCCGTCACGAAAGCCTTCGAAGAGCTCGGCTGGAGCGTCATCCGCCCCTTCGGCGTCGACCCCGAGACCGGGCACGGCTACATCTCGAGTCAGCGCATGGGCATGGAGGTGTTCAAGAGCATCCCGGTGGACGCGCCGCTGATCGTCGCGATCGCCAACTGGCAGTACTCGCACCACGTGCTCGCAGGCCTTCGCACCCACCAGGGTCCGATCCTCACCACGGCGAACTTCGCTCCGGACTGGCCCGGCCTGGTCGGCCTGCTCGGGCTGAACGCCGGCCTCACCAAGATGGGCAAGGACTACGCCACGATCTGGTCGGTCGACTTCACCGACGACTGGTTCCGCGCCGGCATCCGGGAATGGATCGAGACCGGCCGCATCACGCACGACGCCTCCCACGTGCGCGAGCTGCCCGCCCTGCCGGACAGCCCCGAGAAGCAGCTCGGCGAGGCGCTCGCCGCGCAACTGCGCGACGAGAAGGCCATCATCGGCGTCTTCGACGAGGGCTGCATGGGCATGTACAACGCGATCTTCGACGACGAGCTGCTCAACGGCACCGGCATCTACAAGGAGCGGCTGTCGCAGTCGGCGCTGTACGCCGAGATGCTGCGCGTCACCGAGGACGAGGCGGATGCCGCCTACGACTGGCTCATCGAGCACGGCATGACCTTCACCTACGGCGAGGACGCGGCGACCGAGCTCACCCGCGACCAGGTGCAGTGGCAGCTGAAGATGTACATCGCCGCACTGCGCATCGCCGACGACTTCGGACTCGACGCGGTCGGCATCCAGTACCAGCAGGGTCTGAAGGACCTGGTGCCGGCATCCGACCTCGCCGAAGGCATCCTGAACTCCACCGAGCGTCCTCCGGTGACCAGCCGCGATGGCTCCCGCGTGCTGCACGAGGGCCGGGCGTTCCCGCACTTCAACGAGGCCGACGAGGGCGTCGCCGTCGACGCGCTCGTGACCGACCGGGTGTGGCGCGCGATGGGCCTGGTGCCCGACAACACCCTGCACGACGTGCGCTGGGGCGAGGAGTTCGACGGCGAGTTCGTCTGGGTCTACGAGATCTCCGGCTCGGTGCCCGCCTCGCACCTGGGCGGATGGCAGAACGCCGAGGGCTGGCGCCAGGGGCACGTGTTCTTCCCGGCCGGCGGCGCCACGATAAACGGCGTCTCCAAGCCCGGTGAGGTCGTGATCTCGCGCGTCTACATCGCCGACGGAGTGCTCAACGCCGACGTGTTCCGCGGCACGATCGTCGAGCTGCCCGCCGACGAGACCCAGCGCCGCAAGGACGCCACGAACCCGGAGTGGCCGATCGCGAACGTCGTGCTGCACGGCCAGAGCCGCGACCAGTTCATGGCCCGTCACAAGGCCAACCACGCCCAGGTCGTCTACGCGCCCGATGCCGAGACCGCCGACAGGGCCCTCGTCGCGAAGGCGGCGATGTTCGCGGGCATGGGCATGCGGGTGCACCTGGTCGGCGACGTCGCGGTCTGA
- a CDS encoding DUF2252 domain-containing protein, translating into MTDDWAAPSSRAEQLEQGRRVRRERPRSELARQAGGGRDPLGILEAQNATRVPDLVPLRRERMAASPFAFFRGTAALMAADLADAPHSGILVASCGDAHVSNFGFYASPERSLVFDLNDFDEAAGAPWEWDVKRLVTSIVIGGRAARRSEAATEEAARAAITAYVRGLRRATKLSPTDRYFAHFTVSASMAVLDDASRKAVRRSVKQAERRTGERAVRRLTTADSGGRLRFVPDPPAMSPVADDTRRLVDGLVHDFRRTTSPDVTQLFEHYRVADIVRRVVGVGSVGTRCYLVLLQDGDGNSLLMQSKEAGRSVLAEYGSIPQPDALRERVETFGEGSRVVTMQKILQGLSDPFLGHLRSEGTDYYVRQFHDMKGGIETEELDDAPFAAYAQACAATLARAHSQSVAATRAIGYIGDGGRVAESLLTWSYDYAEVSLADYEAFRAAAP; encoded by the coding sequence ATGACAGACGACTGGGCGGCACCGTCCTCGCGCGCAGAGCAGCTCGAGCAGGGACGACGGGTGCGCCGAGAACGGCCTCGGTCGGAGCTGGCCAGGCAGGCCGGCGGCGGGCGCGATCCGCTCGGGATCCTCGAAGCGCAGAACGCCACCCGGGTGCCCGACCTGGTGCCGCTGCGCCGCGAGCGCATGGCCGCGAGCCCGTTCGCGTTCTTCCGCGGCACGGCGGCGCTGATGGCCGCAGATCTCGCGGATGCTCCGCACAGCGGCATCCTCGTCGCGTCCTGCGGTGACGCGCACGTGTCGAACTTCGGGTTCTACGCCTCGCCGGAGCGCTCCCTGGTGTTCGACCTGAACGACTTCGACGAGGCGGCGGGGGCGCCCTGGGAGTGGGACGTCAAGCGCCTGGTGACCAGCATCGTGATCGGCGGGCGCGCAGCCAGACGATCGGAGGCGGCCACCGAGGAGGCGGCGCGCGCCGCGATCACCGCCTACGTGCGCGGTCTGCGCCGTGCGACGAAGCTCAGCCCGACCGACCGGTACTTCGCGCACTTCACGGTTTCGGCATCGATGGCGGTGCTCGACGATGCGTCGCGCAAGGCCGTGCGCCGCTCGGTGAAGCAGGCCGAGCGGCGGACCGGCGAGCGCGCGGTGCGGCGGCTGACGACCGCGGATTCCGGCGGACGGCTGCGGTTCGTGCCCGACCCTCCGGCGATGAGCCCGGTCGCCGATGACACCCGCCGGCTCGTCGACGGCCTGGTGCACGACTTCCGGCGGACGACGTCTCCGGATGTCACTCAGCTGTTCGAGCACTACCGGGTGGCCGACATCGTGCGACGCGTGGTGGGCGTGGGCAGCGTCGGCACGCGCTGCTACCTCGTGCTGCTGCAGGACGGTGACGGCAACTCCCTGCTCATGCAGTCGAAGGAGGCCGGCCGGAGCGTGCTCGCCGAGTACGGCAGCATCCCACAGCCCGACGCGCTGCGCGAACGGGTCGAGACGTTCGGCGAGGGGTCTCGCGTGGTGACGATGCAGAAGATCCTGCAGGGGCTGTCGGATCCGTTCCTCGGACACCTGCGCAGCGAGGGGACCGACTACTACGTGCGGCAGTTCCACGACATGAAGGGCGGCATCGAGACCGAGGAGCTCGACGACGCCCCGTTCGCCGCCTACGCGCAGGCGTGCGCGGCGACGCTCGCCAGGGCGCACAGCCAGTCCGTGGCAGCGACCCGTGCGATCGGGTACATCGGCGACGGCGGGCGCGTAGCCGAGTCGCTGCTGACCTGGTCGTACGACTACGCCGAGGTCTCTCTCGCCGACTACGAGGCGTTCCGCGCGGCGGCGCCCTGA
- a CDS encoding DUF998 domain-containing protein, producing MATSPAALHTDPSSRSATALESLSIGVGAVAFVMAALVALPVFGFQDAPIAGPGSIGQYAALASAVVAALAFIAGRYVVRERGERVTFLEVTDVAALAFAHAVIALLGWTLLADILERGFIGATVFAFPLLILSGAAAAVTAYVVFFSATHMDLSLLATVLAVFLVFGVMASMLTASDPKWWEENLSALGMTDDLSAMAFNLTLIVAGFIVTILVRYATKSSSIRSAPGIVWVRTLLVIVGVFLGCVGVFPVDEFFLVHNSVATGMAVAFTAIVIGLRWWVPRMPRGFLLMGYVFVAVVVLVGIFFATGYYTLTAVELVAGILVFSWIILFIRAAAAIEEDAGTDAAAQEAALDRAAAAAGA from the coding sequence ATGGCAACTTCCCCCGCAGCGCTGCACACCGATCCGTCCAGCCGCAGCGCCACCGCGCTGGAGTCGCTGTCCATCGGCGTCGGAGCGGTCGCGTTCGTCATGGCCGCGCTGGTGGCGCTGCCGGTGTTCGGATTCCAGGACGCGCCGATCGCCGGCCCGGGCTCGATCGGCCAGTACGCGGCGCTCGCGTCGGCCGTCGTCGCCGCCCTCGCCTTCATCGCCGGGCGCTACGTCGTGCGCGAGCGCGGCGAGCGGGTCACGTTCCTCGAGGTCACGGATGTCGCGGCACTGGCCTTCGCGCACGCCGTCATCGCGCTGCTGGGCTGGACGCTGCTCGCCGACATCCTGGAGAGGGGTTTCATCGGTGCGACGGTGTTCGCCTTCCCGCTGCTGATCCTCTCCGGGGCGGCCGCGGCGGTCACCGCCTATGTCGTTTTCTTCTCGGCCACGCACATGGACCTCTCGCTGCTGGCGACCGTGCTGGCGGTGTTCCTCGTCTTCGGCGTGATGGCGAGCATGCTCACCGCGAGCGACCCGAAGTGGTGGGAGGAGAACCTCAGCGCCCTCGGCATGACCGACGACCTCTCCGCGATGGCGTTCAACCTCACGCTCATCGTCGCCGGCTTCATCGTCACGATTTTGGTGCGGTACGCCACCAAGAGCTCGTCGATCCGCAGCGCCCCCGGCATCGTGTGGGTGCGGACGCTGCTCGTGATCGTCGGCGTCTTCCTCGGCTGCGTGGGCGTGTTCCCCGTCGACGAGTTCTTCCTGGTGCACAACAGCGTCGCCACCGGCATGGCCGTGGCCTTCACCGCGATCGTGATCGGCCTGCGCTGGTGGGTGCCGCGGATGCCGCGCGGCTTCCTGCTGATGGGATATGTCTTCGTCGCCGTCGTGGTGCTCGTGGGCATCTTCTTCGCCACCGGCTACTACACGCTGACCGCGGTCGAGCTGGTCGCCGGCATCCTGGTGTTCTCCTGGATCATCCTGTTCATCCGCGCCGCCGCCGCCATCGAGGAGGACGCGGGGACGGATGCCGCGGCGCAGGAGGCCGCCCTCGATCGGGCCGCGGCCGCGGCGGGCGCATGA
- a CDS encoding AI-2E family transporter, giving the protein MSAPAPAPAGLSPSLRTLIGLAAAVVVLAGMRAAGQLIGPLALGAVLVIICHPLRHPLERAGWPRWAATTAVIVLGFIVLIVMALLLGFAGARFAGMVADYADELVKTVENLGGLLGGLGLDQASLGSVLTPGAIAGYAASLVGSTVNVLTALFFVFAYIVFMSADASRYSRAEKLFGPESVPQLTRFRDYSRNVRRYYVINAAFGAVVAIIDGLALWAVGVPAPIVWAILAFVTNFIPNIGFVIGLIPPAILALVVGGWPLMLAVIAIYIVVNVTLQVFIQPKFVSDAVSLSLTLSFVSVAFWTFIIGPLGAILCIPLTLLVRALVLEGDPQQRWLRWLSGDGTVGRGF; this is encoded by the coding sequence ATGAGTGCCCCGGCCCCGGCACCCGCCGGACTCTCGCCGAGCCTGCGCACTCTCATCGGCCTGGCCGCCGCCGTCGTCGTGCTCGCGGGGATGCGCGCGGCTGGCCAGCTGATCGGACCGCTCGCGCTCGGCGCCGTGCTGGTCATCATCTGTCACCCGCTGCGGCATCCGCTCGAGCGCGCCGGATGGCCGCGCTGGGCGGCGACGACCGCGGTCATCGTGCTCGGCTTCATCGTGCTGATCGTGATGGCGCTGCTGCTCGGCTTCGCCGGCGCGCGATTCGCCGGCATGGTGGCCGACTACGCGGACGAGCTGGTGAAGACGGTCGAGAACCTCGGCGGCCTGCTGGGCGGTCTCGGGCTGGATCAGGCGTCGCTCGGCTCGGTGCTCACCCCGGGCGCGATCGCCGGGTATGCGGCATCCCTCGTCGGCAGCACGGTGAACGTGCTGACCGCGCTGTTCTTCGTGTTCGCGTACATCGTGTTCATGTCGGCGGATGCCTCGCGCTACTCCCGCGCGGAGAAGCTGTTCGGCCCGGAGTCGGTGCCGCAGCTCACCCGGTTCCGGGACTACTCCCGCAACGTGCGGCGCTACTACGTGATCAACGCCGCCTTCGGCGCAGTCGTGGCGATCATCGACGGGCTGGCGCTGTGGGCGGTGGGTGTGCCCGCGCCGATCGTGTGGGCCATCCTCGCGTTCGTGACCAACTTCATCCCGAACATCGGCTTCGTGATCGGCCTGATCCCGCCGGCGATCCTGGCTCTGGTCGTGGGCGGCTGGCCGCTGATGCTCGCCGTCATCGCGATCTACATCGTCGTGAACGTCACGCTGCAGGTGTTCATCCAGCCGAAGTTCGTCAGCGACGCGGTCAGCCTCAGCCTCACGCTGAGCTTCGTGTCGGTGGCGTTCTGGACGTTCATCATCGGCCCGCTCGGCGCGATCCTCTGCATTCCGCTCACCCTGCTGGTGCGCGCCCTCGTGCTCGAGGGCGACCCGCAGCAGCGCTGGCTGCGCTGGCTGTCCGGCGACGGCACGGTCGGCCGCGGCTTCTGA
- a CDS encoding TetR/AcrR family transcriptional regulator: MAKNESRRNALADAGIALLAAEGSRGLTHRAVDERAGVPIGTTSNYFRSRDALIAGLFERIGARLAPTPDDLARRVSETPSRALFADYVRDIVRRLSTEREVTLALFELRLESARRPELAAMMAAWQRAGFDGDVAFNQAAGLPGGRREIALFHYAIDGLLLDRLTSPIDPDTSTDEVVDALVDGLLPE, translated from the coding sequence ATGGCCAAGAACGAGTCACGACGCAACGCCCTCGCCGATGCCGGCATCGCCCTGCTGGCGGCCGAGGGATCTCGCGGGCTCACCCATCGCGCCGTCGACGAACGCGCCGGCGTGCCGATCGGCACCACGTCCAACTACTTCCGCAGCCGCGACGCCCTGATCGCCGGGCTGTTCGAGCGCATCGGCGCACGGCTGGCCCCGACCCCCGATGACCTGGCCCGCCGGGTATCCGAGACGCCCAGCCGCGCACTGTTCGCCGACTACGTGCGCGATATCGTGCGGCGCCTCTCCACCGAGCGGGAGGTGACCCTCGCGCTGTTCGAGCTGCGGCTCGAATCCGCGCGGCGTCCCGAGCTCGCCGCGATGATGGCGGCCTGGCAGCGTGCCGGCTTCGACGGCGACGTGGCGTTCAACCAGGCCGCCGGACTGCCCGGCGGCCGTCGCGAGATCGCCCTGTTCCACTACGCGATCGACGGGCTACTGCTGGACCGCCTGACCTCGCCGATCGATCCGGACACCTCGACCGACGAGGTCGTCGACGCGCTGGTGGACGGGCTTCTCCCCGAGTAG
- a CDS encoding dihydrofolate reductase family protein, with product MRELTYYVAVSLDGFIAGPGGEFDFFLAEGDHRDTINERFNQTIPTQINEALGIPTDGELFDTVLMGWNTYAVGLPTVPSPYRHLRQVVFTSRTPDPVDGVEFTDRDPVEVVCELKSEPGKGIWLCGGGALAAALAEEIDRLVLKINPVLAGAGIPLFGERRYAPKALARTATTAFESGVVLAEYERAA from the coding sequence ATGCGTGAACTCACCTATTACGTCGCCGTCAGCCTCGATGGTTTCATCGCCGGACCTGGGGGCGAGTTCGACTTCTTCCTCGCGGAAGGCGACCACCGGGACACGATCAACGAGCGTTTCAATCAGACGATCCCCACACAGATCAACGAGGCGCTGGGCATCCCGACCGACGGAGAGCTGTTCGACACGGTCCTGATGGGCTGGAACACCTACGCCGTCGGGCTGCCGACGGTGCCCAGCCCGTACCGGCACCTGCGGCAGGTGGTCTTCACCAGTCGCACGCCCGACCCCGTGGACGGTGTCGAGTTCACCGATCGCGACCCGGTCGAGGTCGTGTGCGAGCTGAAGTCCGAGCCGGGAAAGGGCATCTGGCTGTGCGGCGGCGGCGCGCTCGCCGCGGCGCTGGCCGAAGAGATCGATCGCCTGGTGCTGAAGATCAACCCGGTGCTCGCCGGCGCGGGCATCCCGCTGTTCGGCGAGCGGCGCTACGCCCCGAAAGCCCTCGCGCGCACGGCGACGACGGCGTTCGAGTCCGGCGTCGTGCTGGCCGAGTACGAGCGGGCGGCCTGA
- a CDS encoding cytidine deaminase family protein has protein sequence MESLTTDDEELVRAASELLLRAYDERDHRVAAAVRGGSGDVHLGLHLASDRVNICAEPSAIANAAIAGEDALHTIVAVGMDSAGTPRVINPCGVCRELVPRYGERLRVIVDHGGEIGVVSPADLLPIPWVRAQPYDA, from the coding sequence GTGGAATCGCTGACGACCGATGATGAGGAGCTCGTGCGCGCGGCATCCGAGCTCCTGCTACGCGCCTACGACGAGCGAGACCACCGGGTGGCCGCCGCGGTCCGCGGCGGTTCGGGGGACGTGCATCTCGGGCTGCACCTCGCCTCGGATCGTGTGAACATCTGCGCAGAGCCGAGCGCGATCGCGAACGCCGCCATCGCCGGTGAAGACGCGCTGCACACGATCGTCGCCGTGGGGATGGACTCCGCCGGCACGCCTCGCGTGATCAACCCGTGCGGGGTGTGCCGAGAGCTCGTGCCGCGCTACGGCGAGCGCCTCCGTGTGATCGTCGATCACGGGGGCGAGATCGGCGTGGTCTCACCGGCCGACCTGCTCCCAATCCCCTGGGTGCGCGCGCAGCCGTACGACGCCTAG